One genomic segment of Styela clava chromosome 3, kaStyClav1.hap1.2, whole genome shotgun sequence includes these proteins:
- the LOC120342768 gene encoding uncharacterized protein LOC120342768 isoform X2: MKFIIAATFLLLGSAFAQVPVSVITEWSQNDQSSAGAIISLVYQGLKDGTCFVQLPNAVNMFHVMNGHIIPDGSDPEYGFYKITAPADWEAMNGTFNALIIFNRDKVFSFAGVSFTCNPEDVEYVSVYSFPNNNQAKEASSSVYYRWGFHKGDVLTITFPVRVARFELTTMDGRYSVTSDNSKTFTLSGFQNEEGDDSMKEVGFNIEYLQSEYGISGWFSAGDISVSIVRVTALQ; encoded by the exons atgaaattcataaTAGCTGCGACCTTTCTATTGCTGGGATCTGCATTTGCACAAGTTCCAG TAAGTGTTATCACCGAGTGGTCACAGAACGATCAATCATCCGCCGGCGCCATCATTAGCTTGGTATACCAAGGACTGAAGGATGGAACCTGTTTTGTGCAGTTGCCGAATGCTGTCAACATGTTCCACGTTA TGAACGGTCACATTATTCCCGACGGTTCGGATCCTGAATACGGTTTTTATAAGATCACAGCCCCAGCTGACTGGGAAGCCATGAACGGCACATTCAATGCTTTGATAATCTTCAATAGAGACAAGGTATTCAGTTTTGCAGGTGTGTCTTTCACATGTAATCCTGAGGATGTAGAGTACG TAAGCGTCTATTCATTCCCGAATAATAATCAGGCAAAGGAAGCGAGTTCCAGCGTATACTACAGATGGGGATTTCACAAGGGAGACGTCCTGACAATAACATTCCCAGTTAGAGTCGCAAGATTTGAA CTCACTACAATGGACGGCAGATACAGCGTGACTTCTGACAACTCAAAAACTTTCACTCTGAGTGGATTCCAAAACGAGGAGGGAGACGACAGCATGAAAGag GTTGGCTTCAACATCGAGTACTTGCAATCAGAATATGGAATCTCAGGCTGGTTTTCCGCAGGCGATATTTCGGTTTCTATTGTTAGAGTGACTGCACTACAGTGA
- the LOC120342041 gene encoding threonylcarbamoyl-AMP synthase-like, giving the protein MNKFLTKVNLVSGFSRTNQTRLCVESIVGAKMSGSQRSDVNGHGSTNSMGKIYRLNKSNDNSDIIEKLVKILQQGGVIALPTDTLYGVGCLAQSSEAIEKIYKLKGRDLSKPIAICVGEVYDVFQWGKFPKLPGSKEGGDNMTDRPIEILSDLLPGPVTIVTERTPALNMELNPETQLVGIRVPDHQFIRDLTNRLKEPLALTSANLSASMSPLCIDDFDYLHEKLDAIIDGGHVGIINGLHSASSRQGSTVFRIQQDGKSFKVLRPGCAYEQTVHTLQEKWGIKLSP; this is encoded by the coding sequence ATGAACAAATTTTTAACGAAAGTGAACCTAGTTTCGGGATTTTCGAGAACAAACCAGACCAGACTCTGTGTTGAGTCAATTGTTGGTGCCAAAATGAGTGGAAGTCAAAGGTCAGATGTCAATGGACATGGGTCAACGAACAGCATGGGGAAAATATACAGGTTGAATAAAAGCAATGATAACTctgatattattgaaaaattagtCAAAATTTTACAGCAAGGGGGGGTCATTGCGTTGCCAACGGATACACTATATGGGGTCGGTTGTCTTGCGCAATCATCTGAAGCgattgaaaaaatttacaaactaAAAGGTCGCGACCTTTCCAAACCAATAGCAATTTGTGTCGGGGAGGTTTATGATGTATTTCAATGGGGAAAATTCCCTAAATTACCTGGCAGTAAAGAAGGGGGGGATAATATGACCGATCGACCGATTGAAATTTTAAGTGACTTACTCCCCGGCCCTGTGACGATTGTAACGGAACGCACTCCCGCCCTCAACATGGAATTAAATCCTGAAACGCAATTGGTCGGGATTCGCGTTCCAGATCACCAATTTATACGAGACTTAACAAACAGACTAAAAGAACCGCTTGCTTTGACGTCAGCAAATCTTTCTGCATCAATGAGCCCGTTATGCATCGATGATTTTGACTATTTACACGAAAAATTGGACGCCATAATTGACGGAGGTCATGTCGGAATTATAAACGGTTTACACAGTGCGTCGTCACGACAAGGGTCGACCGTATTTCGAATCCAACAAGATGGAAAATCCTTCAAAGTGCTTCGACCGGGATGCGCGTATGAGCAGACTGTTCATACATTACAGGAAAAATGGGGAATCAAGCTCTCACCATAA
- the LOC120342768 gene encoding uncharacterized protein LOC120342768 isoform X1, producing MKFIIAATFLLLGSAFAQVPVSVITEWSQNDQSSAGAIISLVYQGLKDGTCFVQLPNAVNMFHVVNGHIIPDGSDPEYGFYKITAPADWEAMNGTFNALIIFNRDKVFSFAGVSFTCNPEDVEYVSVYSFPNNNQAKEASSSVYYRWGFHKGDVLTITFPVRVARFELTTMDGRYSVTSDNSKTFTLSGFQNEEGDDSMKEVGFNIEYLQSEYGISGWFSAGDISVSIVRVTALQ from the exons atgaaattcataaTAGCTGCGACCTTTCTATTGCTGGGATCTGCATTTGCACAAGTTCCAG TAAGTGTTATCACCGAGTGGTCACAGAACGATCAATCATCCGCCGGCGCCATCATTAGCTTGGTATACCAAGGACTGAAGGATGGAACCTGTTTTGTGCAGTTGCCGAATGCTGTCAACATGTTCCAC GTAGTGAACGGTCACATTATTCCCGACGGTTCGGATCCTGAATACGGTTTTTATAAGATCACAGCCCCAGCTGACTGGGAAGCCATGAACGGCACATTCAATGCTTTGATAATCTTCAATAGAGACAAGGTATTCAGTTTTGCAGGTGTGTCTTTCACATGTAATCCTGAGGATGTAGAGTACG TAAGCGTCTATTCATTCCCGAATAATAATCAGGCAAAGGAAGCGAGTTCCAGCGTATACTACAGATGGGGATTTCACAAGGGAGACGTCCTGACAATAACATTCCCAGTTAGAGTCGCAAGATTTGAA CTCACTACAATGGACGGCAGATACAGCGTGACTTCTGACAACTCAAAAACTTTCACTCTGAGTGGATTCCAAAACGAGGAGGGAGACGACAGCATGAAAGag GTTGGCTTCAACATCGAGTACTTGCAATCAGAATATGGAATCTCAGGCTGGTTTTCCGCAGGCGATATTTCGGTTTCTATTGTTAGAGTGACTGCACTACAGTGA